In Gemmatimonadetes bacterium T265, one DNA window encodes the following:
- a CDS encoding aminopeptidase, whose amino-acid sequence MRSRTALAALTFGLFAAAALRAQQPAPAAITAAEIDGDLKFLSSDLLEGRAPATRGGRLAADYIASQLRIAGVSPGVGDSSYLQRVPIDVVKADPATIRVTASGKANATLRFTDDVVVWAGSATPQSAARGEVVFVGYGAAAPEYKWDDFKGVDVKGKWLMVLVNDPPAPPNEPTLFGGKAMTYYGRWTYKYEEAERRGAAGMLIVHTTERAGYPWQVVVGSNSVEHRLLPRDPNGPAPIGVRGWIKDTAAASLLKQAGLDFDTLRARAARRDFRPVNTGIVLDASFTNAVSHLASENVVGVVRGASPARRGEYVTLSAHWDHLGIGPAVGGDSIYNGALDNASGVADLLAVARAAAAGPKPARSLLFVFVTAEESGLLGSAWFAQHPTVPAASLVANLNLDGGNLLGRVRDLNVLGDTKSALGPMLAAFARPRGLRLAPEEHPEQGHFYRSDHFSFAKAGVPAVSIGAGTDYVGRPAGWGKAQDEDYTAHRYHQPSDEYRPGFDLSGAVQLSQLVLDFARSLADAPAWPAWNADAEFKRPARTTAAR is encoded by the coding sequence ATGCGCTCCCGCACCGCCCTCGCGGCCCTAACGTTCGGCCTCTTCGCCGCCGCCGCGCTCCGCGCCCAACAGCCCGCCCCGGCCGCGATCACCGCCGCCGAGATCGACGGCGACCTGAAGTTCCTCTCCTCCGACCTCCTCGAAGGCCGCGCCCCCGCGACCCGCGGCGGCCGCCTCGCCGCGGACTACATCGCGAGCCAGCTCCGCATCGCGGGCGTCTCGCCGGGCGTCGGGGACTCGTCGTACCTGCAGCGCGTCCCGATCGACGTCGTGAAGGCCGACCCGGCGACGATCCGCGTGACCGCGTCGGGCAAGGCGAACGCGACGCTCCGCTTCACCGACGACGTCGTCGTCTGGGCCGGGTCGGCGACGCCCCAGAGCGCCGCGCGCGGCGAGGTCGTCTTCGTCGGCTACGGCGCGGCCGCGCCCGAGTACAAGTGGGACGACTTCAAGGGCGTCGACGTGAAGGGCAAGTGGCTCATGGTGCTCGTCAACGACCCGCCCGCGCCGCCGAACGAGCCGACCCTCTTCGGCGGCAAGGCGATGACGTACTACGGCCGCTGGACGTACAAGTACGAGGAGGCCGAGCGGCGCGGCGCGGCGGGGATGCTGATCGTACACACCACCGAGCGCGCGGGCTACCCGTGGCAGGTCGTCGTCGGCTCCAACTCGGTCGAGCACCGGCTGCTGCCGCGCGACCCGAACGGCCCCGCGCCGATCGGCGTGCGCGGGTGGATCAAGGACACGGCCGCCGCGTCGCTCCTGAAGCAGGCCGGGCTCGACTTCGACACGCTGCGCGCGCGGGCCGCGCGCCGCGACTTCCGCCCCGTGAACACCGGGATCGTGCTCGACGCGTCGTTCACGAACGCCGTGTCGCACCTCGCCTCGGAGAACGTCGTCGGCGTCGTGCGCGGCGCGAGTCCGGCGCGGCGCGGCGAGTACGTCACGCTCTCGGCGCACTGGGACCACCTCGGCATCGGCCCCGCGGTCGGCGGCGACTCGATCTACAACGGCGCGCTCGACAACGCGTCGGGCGTGGCGGACCTGCTCGCCGTCGCGCGGGCCGCGGCCGCCGGGCCGAAGCCGGCGCGCTCGCTGCTCTTCGTCTTCGTCACGGCCGAAGAGTCCGGGCTGTTAGGCAGCGCCTGGTTCGCCCAGCACCCGACGGTGCCGGCCGCGTCGCTCGTCGCCAACCTCAACCTCGACGGCGGCAACCTGCTCGGCCGCGTGCGCGACCTCAACGTCCTCGGCGACACCAAGAGCGCGCTCGGGCCGATGCTCGCGGCGTTCGCGCGGCCTCGCGGCCTCCGCCTCGCGCCCGAGGAGCACCCCGAGCAGGGGCACTTCTACCGCTCCGACCACTTCTCGTTCGCCAAGGCGGGCGTGCCGGCGGTGAGCATCGGAGCGGGCACCGACTACGTCGGGCGGCCGGCGGGGTGGGGGAAGGCGCAGGACGAGGACTACACCGCGCACCGCTACCACCAGCCGAGCGACGAGTACCGGCCCGGCTTCGACCTCTCGGGCGCGGTGCAGCTGTCGCAGCTCGTGCTCGACTTCGCGCGCTCCCTCGCCGACGCGCCGGCGTGGCCGGCGTGGAACGCGGACGCGGAGTTCAAGCGGCCGGCGCGGACGACCGCGGCGCGCTGA
- a CDS encoding histidine kinase, which produces MPAEAPGEESARAGVASVAALDRAVFDANPDLVWELATNGTVRRTNRRIVDVLGYAPDEVRGRPLRELQVAGDDGPARAFSAALAGRAGVYRCRMRHRDGHAVVMRAAVMPVVVDGEVVGVFASSQDVTAAVEAEQKLREGEARYRALVEQLPECVAMFAEERCEFINPAGAAMRGLGYTPDDVRGHRWTEFVDPEDRAASAALLAEVAAAPEGTARAYENRFRWPDGRRVEVEGTLTAVRLNGRPAVHSFARDVTVRRRVEGERLRAQRMEALGRLAAGVAHDFNNLLAVMLMAVESAAAAVPDDSPVREDLADAADAARRGRALTRQLLTFARRQESRPTTFALNEVVQGMRDLLRRIAGPAVRLSVDLAPDAGAITADPGQVEQVLLNLVTNARDALPDGGAVAVETAHADGDLRLTVRDTGHGIAPDVRPHLFEPFFTTKQEGYGLGLATVYGVVTGVGGRVEVESAPGEGTAFHLYFPRTAP; this is translated from the coding sequence GTGCCGGCCGAGGCGCCGGGCGAGGAGTCCGCGCGCGCGGGCGTCGCGTCCGTCGCCGCGCTCGACCGCGCCGTGTTCGACGCGAACCCGGACCTCGTCTGGGAGCTCGCGACTAACGGCACCGTGCGCCGCACGAACAGGCGCATCGTCGACGTGCTCGGCTACGCGCCCGACGAGGTGCGCGGGCGCCCGCTGCGCGAGCTGCAGGTCGCCGGCGACGACGGGCCGGCGCGGGCCTTCTCCGCGGCGCTCGCGGGACGCGCGGGCGTCTACAGGTGCCGCATGCGCCACCGCGACGGGCACGCGGTCGTGATGCGGGCGGCCGTCATGCCGGTCGTCGTCGACGGCGAGGTGGTCGGCGTGTTCGCCAGCTCGCAGGACGTCACCGCCGCGGTCGAGGCCGAGCAGAAGCTGCGCGAGGGCGAGGCGCGCTACCGCGCGCTCGTGGAGCAGCTGCCCGAGTGCGTCGCGATGTTCGCCGAGGAGCGATGCGAGTTCATCAACCCGGCGGGGGCGGCGATGCGCGGGCTGGGCTACACGCCCGACGACGTCCGGGGGCACCGCTGGACCGAGTTCGTCGACCCGGAAGACCGGGCGGCGTCCGCGGCGCTGCTCGCCGAGGTGGCGGCGGCCCCGGAGGGGACCGCGCGCGCGTACGAGAACCGCTTCCGCTGGCCCGACGGCCGCCGCGTCGAGGTCGAGGGCACGCTGACCGCGGTGCGGCTGAACGGCCGTCCGGCGGTGCACTCGTTCGCGCGCGACGTCACCGTGCGCCGCCGCGTCGAGGGCGAGCGCCTGCGCGCGCAGCGCATGGAAGCGTTGGGCCGGCTGGCGGCGGGCGTGGCGCACGACTTCAACAACCTGCTCGCGGTGATGCTGATGGCGGTCGAGTCCGCCGCGGCGGCCGTGCCCGACGACAGCCCGGTCCGCGAGGACCTCGCCGACGCGGCGGACGCGGCGCGGCGCGGGCGCGCGCTCACGCGCCAGCTGCTGACCTTCGCGCGGCGCCAGGAGTCGCGCCCGACGACCTTCGCGCTGAACGAGGTCGTCCAGGGCATGCGTGACCTCCTCCGGCGCATCGCGGGCCCGGCGGTGCGCCTCTCGGTCGACCTCGCGCCGGACGCGGGCGCGATCACGGCGGACCCGGGACAGGTCGAGCAGGTGCTGCTCAACCTTGTGACCAACGCGCGCGACGCGCTCCCGGACGGCGGCGCGGTCGCGGTCGAGACGGCGCACGCGGACGGCGACCTGCGCCTCACGGTCCGCGACACCGGCCACGGCATCGCGCCCGACGTGCGGCCGCACCTGTTCGAGCCGTTCTTCACGACGAAGCAGGAGGGGTACGGCCTCGGGCTCGCGACGGTCTACGGGGTGGTCACCGGCGTGGGCGGCCGCGTAGAGGTCGAGAGCGCGCCGGGCGAGGGCACCGCGTTCCACCTTTACTTCCCACGCACGGCGCCCTGA
- a CDS encoding aconitate hydratase has product MTHPNSFGARSTLTAGGRTYGYFRLDALRELSGGALDRLPFSLKVLLENLLRGEDNAFVKKADVEALARWDVSTPAEKEVAYRPARVILQDFTGVPCVVDLAAMRDAITQLGGDPQRINPLQPVDLVIDHSVQADEYGTAQAFLDNVSLEYERNQERYRFLRWGQTAFNNFRVVPPGTGIIHQVNVEYLAQVVFVREGEDGEVALAYPDSLVGTDSHTTMVNGLGVFGWGVGGIEAEAAMLGQPLSMLVPDVVGFKLAGRLPLGATATDLVLVVTEMLRKKKVVGKFVEFYGAGLSNLSLADRATIANMAPEYGATMGFFPVDAETLNYLRLTGRSEEQVALVEAYTRAQGLFRTDETPDPVYTDSLELDLSTVVPSIAGPRRPQDRIPLREAKETYQLHLNEVLAKAGTVSAKGELAAATKVSAATQLAPEVVATAPEEVEYEGVEVEYLDQKFTLHHGAVVLAAITSCTNTSNPSVMLGAGLLARNAVRKGLSTKPWVKTTLSPGSRVVTDYYDKAGLTEDLDKLGFYLAGYGCMTCIGNSGPLPEPIAEAVEKGKLVVAAVLSGNRNFEGRVNPHTRFNYLASPMLVVAYAIAGRMDVDFEREPIGVGSDGPVFLRDIWPSSTDIEETIHRNVDGGLFARQYANVFEGSEEWRALQAPTGATYAWDAESTYVANPPYFAGMTMDPPGVKPVRGARALAMLGDSITTDHISPAGNIAAASPAGKWLIAHGVKTREFNSYGARRGHHEVMMRGTFANIRLRNELVPGTEGGWTTTEPGGAPVSIFDASMQYQQKGTPLVIIAGKEYGTGSSRDWAAKGTVLLGVRAVVAESFERIHRSNLVGMGVLPCEFTGDDTRQTLGLTGFETFAVEGLDDTLRPRQLLTVVATGEGGSETRFQVRARIDTPEELRYYKHGGILPYVLRSLVGRTAA; this is encoded by the coding sequence ATGACGCACCCCAACTCCTTCGGCGCCCGCAGCACGCTCACCGCGGGCGGCCGGACGTACGGCTACTTCCGGCTCGACGCGCTACGCGAGCTCTCCGGCGGCGCCCTCGACCGCCTGCCCTTCTCGCTCAAGGTCCTCCTCGAGAACCTGCTGCGCGGCGAGGACAACGCCTTCGTGAAGAAGGCCGACGTCGAGGCGCTCGCCCGCTGGGACGTGTCGACCCCCGCCGAGAAGGAGGTCGCCTACCGCCCCGCGCGCGTGATCCTGCAGGACTTCACCGGCGTCCCGTGCGTCGTCGACCTCGCCGCGATGCGCGACGCGATCACCCAGCTCGGCGGCGACCCGCAGCGCATCAACCCGCTGCAGCCGGTCGACCTCGTCATCGACCACTCGGTGCAGGCCGACGAGTACGGCACCGCGCAGGCGTTCCTCGACAACGTCTCGCTCGAGTACGAGCGCAACCAGGAGCGCTACCGTTTCCTCCGCTGGGGGCAGACGGCGTTCAACAACTTCCGCGTCGTCCCGCCGGGCACCGGGATCATCCACCAGGTGAACGTCGAGTACCTGGCGCAGGTGGTGTTCGTGCGCGAGGGGGAGGACGGCGAGGTCGCGCTCGCATACCCCGACTCGCTCGTCGGCACCGACTCGCACACGACGATGGTCAACGGCCTCGGCGTCTTCGGCTGGGGCGTCGGCGGGATCGAGGCCGAGGCGGCGATGCTCGGGCAGCCGCTCTCGATGCTCGTGCCCGACGTCGTCGGCTTCAAGCTCGCCGGGCGGCTGCCGTTAGGCGCGACGGCGACGGACCTCGTGCTCGTCGTCACCGAGATGCTCCGCAAGAAGAAGGTCGTCGGCAAGTTCGTCGAGTTCTACGGCGCGGGCCTCAGCAACCTCTCGCTCGCCGACCGCGCGACGATCGCCAACATGGCGCCGGAGTACGGCGCGACGATGGGCTTCTTCCCCGTCGACGCGGAAACGCTCAACTACCTGCGCCTTACGGGGCGCAGCGAGGAGCAGGTCGCGCTCGTCGAGGCGTACACGCGGGCGCAGGGCCTCTTCCGTACCGACGAGACGCCCGACCCGGTCTACACGGACTCGCTGGAGCTGGACCTCTCGACGGTGGTGCCGAGCATCGCGGGCCCGCGCCGGCCGCAGGACCGCATCCCGCTGCGGGAGGCCAAGGAGACCTACCAGCTCCACCTCAACGAGGTGCTCGCCAAGGCCGGCACGGTGAGCGCGAAGGGCGAGCTCGCGGCCGCGACCAAGGTGAGCGCGGCGACCCAGCTCGCGCCCGAGGTCGTCGCCACCGCACCCGAGGAGGTCGAGTACGAGGGCGTCGAGGTCGAGTACCTCGACCAGAAGTTCACCCTCCACCACGGCGCGGTCGTGCTCGCGGCGATCACGAGCTGCACCAACACGTCCAACCCGAGCGTGATGCTGGGCGCCGGGCTCCTCGCCCGGAACGCGGTGCGCAAGGGGCTGAGCACGAAGCCGTGGGTGAAGACGACGCTCTCGCCGGGCTCGCGCGTCGTCACCGACTACTACGACAAGGCCGGCCTCACCGAGGACCTCGACAAGCTCGGCTTCTACCTCGCGGGCTACGGCTGCATGACGTGCATCGGCAACTCGGGCCCCCTGCCCGAGCCGATCGCCGAGGCGGTCGAGAAGGGCAAGCTCGTCGTCGCGGCCGTGCTCTCGGGCAACCGCAACTTCGAGGGGCGCGTCAACCCGCACACGCGCTTCAACTACCTCGCGAGCCCGATGCTCGTCGTCGCCTACGCGATCGCCGGGCGCATGGACGTCGACTTCGAGCGCGAGCCGATCGGCGTCGGGAGCGACGGGCCGGTGTTCCTGCGCGACATCTGGCCGTCCTCGACCGACATCGAGGAGACGATCCACCGCAACGTCGACGGCGGGCTGTTCGCGCGGCAGTACGCGAACGTGTTCGAGGGGAGCGAGGAGTGGCGCGCGCTCCAGGCGCCCACGGGCGCGACCTACGCGTGGGACGCGGAGAGCACCTACGTCGCCAACCCGCCCTACTTCGCGGGGATGACGATGGACCCGCCGGGCGTCAAGCCGGTCCGGGGCGCGCGCGCGCTCGCCATGTTAGGCGACTCGATCACCACCGACCACATCTCGCCGGCCGGCAACATCGCGGCGGCGAGCCCCGCGGGGAAGTGGCTCATCGCGCACGGCGTGAAGACGCGCGAGTTCAACTCGTACGGGGCGCGCCGCGGCCACCACGAGGTGATGATGCGCGGCACGTTCGCCAACATCCGCCTCCGCAACGAGCTCGTCCCCGGCACCGAGGGCGGCTGGACGACGACCGAGCCCGGGGGCGCGCCGGTGTCGATCTTCGACGCCTCCATGCAGTACCAGCAGAAGGGGACGCCGCTCGTCATCATCGCCGGCAAGGAGTACGGCACGGGCTCGAGCCGCGACTGGGCGGCCAAGGGCACGGTGCTGTTAGGCGTGCGCGCCGTGGTCGCCGAGTCGTTCGAGCGCATCCACCGCTCCAACCTCGTCGGCATGGGCGTGCTCCCCTGCGAGTTCACCGGCGACGACACGCGGCAGACGCTCGGCCTCACCGGCTTCGAGACCTTCGCCGTCGAGGGGCTCGACGACACGCTCCGGCCACGGCAGTTGCTCACCGTCGTCGCGACGGGCGAGGGCGGCAGCGAGACGCGCTTCCAGGTACGCGCGCGCATCGACACGCCCGAGGAGCTGCGGTACTACAAGCACGGCGGGATCCTGCCCTACGTGCTGCGGTCGCTCGTGGGGCGGACGGCGGCGTAA
- a CDS encoding succinyl-diaminopimelate desuccinylase translates to MDDAARTLPARPAPDVVDLALELMRAESTSGAEQAAVAAVDALLRDRGWRTTRVPVSDGRDDVFAEADGVPAEVVLSTHLDTVPPYTPPRLADGRLWGRGACDAKGIAAAMICAAERLRARAVPVGLLFVVGEETTHDGALAADAAQPTVAPRVRALVNGEPTESTLATGTKGALRFRLRTTGRAAHSAYPHLGDSATSRLARLLVELEGVALPHDAVLGATTINVGGLAGGVADNVIAPWAEARCMARLVTPEDDVRRALEAWLAPHVAAGRAEVAYGPMVPPVRLATVPGFRTGVVAFATDVPALPSWGTPYLFGPGSIHVAHTDGEYVDVAELRDAVGAYERLAVAALGGPAGQTAPPSAPAASS, encoded by the coding sequence ATGGATGATGCCGCACGTACGCTTCCGGCGCGCCCCGCCCCCGACGTCGTCGACCTCGCGCTCGAACTGATGCGTGCCGAATCCACCAGCGGCGCGGAGCAGGCCGCGGTCGCGGCGGTCGACGCACTCCTGCGCGACCGCGGGTGGCGCACGACGCGCGTCCCGGTGAGCGACGGGCGCGATGACGTGTTCGCGGAGGCGGACGGCGTGCCGGCCGAAGTGGTCCTCTCGACGCACCTCGACACCGTGCCCCCGTACACCCCGCCGCGTCTCGCCGACGGCCGCCTCTGGGGGCGGGGGGCGTGCGACGCCAAGGGCATCGCCGCCGCGATGATTTGCGCGGCCGAGCGACTCCGGGCGCGCGCGGTGCCCGTGGGCTTGTTATTCGTCGTCGGCGAAGAGACGACGCACGACGGCGCGCTCGCGGCCGACGCGGCGCAGCCCACGGTCGCGCCGCGCGTGCGCGCGCTCGTCAACGGCGAACCCACCGAGAGCACGCTCGCCACGGGCACCAAGGGCGCGCTCCGCTTCCGGCTGCGCACGACGGGGCGCGCCGCGCACTCCGCCTACCCGCACCTGGGCGACTCGGCGACGAGCCGGCTCGCCCGCCTGCTCGTCGAGCTCGAGGGCGTCGCGCTGCCGCACGACGCCGTGCTCGGCGCGACGACGATCAACGTCGGCGGCCTCGCCGGCGGCGTGGCCGACAACGTGATCGCGCCGTGGGCGGAGGCGCGGTGCATGGCGCGCCTCGTGACGCCGGAGGACGACGTGCGCCGCGCGCTCGAGGCGTGGCTCGCGCCGCACGTCGCGGCGGGGCGCGCCGAGGTCGCCTACGGCCCGATGGTGCCGCCGGTGCGGCTCGCGACCGTGCCCGGGTTCCGCACCGGCGTCGTCGCGTTCGCGACCGACGTCCCCGCGCTGCCGAGTTGGGGGACGCCGTACCTGTTCGGGCCGGGGTCGATCCACGTCGCGCACACCGACGGCGAGTACGTCGACGTGGCGGAGCTGCGCGACGCGGTCGGCGCGTACGAGCGGCTCGCGGTGGCGGCGTTAGGCGGCCCGGCCGGTCAGACGGCGCCGCCTTCCGCGCCGGCCGCGTCCTCGTAG
- the fepA gene encoding TonB-dependent receptor, with the protein MRRGTRAIVRGRVVAFGGAAGIVLASAAARAQATAPPTAPDSAARDSSRRVARLAPTVVVAGRLAPAAATAGAASAAARVDWAEFGAPGAALPAVGGPAPATALLSRLPGVASFDDQGTRAQPTLDVRGFTLSPVVGVGQGVSVFLDGVRVNEADAQQVNFDLLPAEAVRDAALVRGPSALYGKNTLGGALVLATRRGGDGGPGLDVAVDGGAFGQRGVQLTASGARGAGAAEAGPSGAGATVDGYVLARAGGEDGWRDATAARRRLVFGTAGRRTAAGDVALSVLLARDSLGQAGSLPESWLAAGERRANYTPGDWYAPRTVHVALRGRRRLGDPSAAAGEVRGTLFVRDTRSGQFNVNADAPSTLARVRAASAGGTVEGERRTTLLGMPFVATAGGEFSRDAVRYRVYERASGPADDAQPDGACAPAASGADAECEDATANALNAAAFAQGVLAPARRVSLVASVRGDWVRVPFVDRFTPANSGTSAFRQLSPRVGVTATPGAAWRAYASAGTGFRAPAAVELACADPASPCPLPFSLGDDPPLRPVRVRNVEAGADWTPRLGVVLTASAFRADVRDEILLVASGRTAGYFTNFPRTRRAGLELAGRAGPADGLSAFASWALVRATYEAAGLLASARATPDSVRPGDRLPLSPDRRATAGVRAAGRAAGWSLGAELSGSAVGVQRLRGGEGGTAAAPGGDLLPGYALAALRLSARRGRVEATASVSNLLDRRYVTFGTWAPNALAPDRTGLPGGERVERFVTPGYPRGVGVGVRVER; encoded by the coding sequence GTGAGGCGCGGAACGCGCGCGATCGTCCGCGGACGCGTCGTCGCGTTCGGCGGCGCCGCCGGGATCGTACTGGCGAGCGCCGCCGCGAGGGCGCAAGCCACGGCGCCCCCGACCGCGCCCGACAGCGCGGCACGCGATTCGTCGCGCCGCGTCGCGCGCCTCGCCCCCACGGTGGTCGTCGCCGGCCGGCTCGCGCCCGCGGCAGCCACTGCGGGAGCGGCGAGCGCGGCTGCACGTGTCGACTGGGCCGAGTTCGGCGCGCCCGGGGCGGCGCTGCCCGCGGTGGGCGGCCCGGCGCCCGCGACCGCGCTCCTCTCGCGCCTCCCCGGCGTCGCGAGCTTCGACGACCAGGGCACGCGTGCGCAGCCCACGCTCGACGTGCGCGGTTTCACGCTCTCGCCCGTCGTCGGCGTGGGGCAGGGGGTGAGCGTCTTCCTCGACGGGGTCCGCGTGAACGAGGCCGACGCGCAGCAGGTGAACTTCGACCTGCTGCCGGCCGAGGCGGTGCGGGACGCCGCGCTCGTCCGCGGGCCGTCGGCGCTCTACGGCAAGAACACGTTGGGCGGCGCGCTCGTGCTCGCGACGCGGCGCGGCGGCGACGGCGGCCCCGGGCTCGACGTCGCGGTCGACGGCGGCGCGTTCGGGCAGCGCGGCGTGCAGCTGACGGCGTCGGGCGCGCGCGGCGCCGGCGCGGCGGAGGCCGGCCCGTCCGGTGCGGGCGCGACCGTCGACGGCTACGTGCTCGCCCGCGCGGGGGGCGAGGACGGCTGGCGCGACGCGACGGCCGCGCGCCGGCGGCTCGTCTTCGGCACCGCGGGGCGCCGGACGGCCGCCGGCGACGTCGCGCTCTCGGTGCTCCTCGCGCGCGATTCGTTAGGCCAGGCGGGCTCGCTCCCGGAGAGCTGGCTCGCCGCGGGCGAGCGGCGCGCCAACTACACGCCGGGCGACTGGTACGCGCCGCGGACGGTGCACGTCGCCCTCCGCGGCCGCCGCCGGCTCGGCGACCCGTCGGCCGCCGCGGGCGAGGTGCGCGGCACCCTGTTCGTGCGCGACACGCGGAGCGGCCAGTTCAACGTGAACGCCGACGCGCCGAGCACGCTCGCGCGCGTGCGGGCGGCGAGCGCGGGGGGAACAGTCGAGGGGGAGCGTCGCACGACGCTCCTCGGCATGCCGTTCGTCGCGACCGCCGGCGGCGAGTTCTCGCGCGACGCGGTGCGCTACCGCGTGTACGAGCGGGCCTCGGGGCCGGCCGACGACGCGCAGCCGGACGGCGCGTGCGCGCCGGCGGCGTCGGGCGCGGACGCGGAGTGCGAGGACGCGACGGCGAACGCGCTCAACGCGGCGGCGTTCGCGCAGGGCGTGCTCGCGCCCGCGCGGCGCGTCTCGCTCGTCGCGAGCGTGCGCGGCGACTGGGTGCGCGTGCCGTTCGTCGACCGCTTCACGCCGGCGAACTCGGGGACGAGCGCGTTCCGCCAGCTCTCGCCGCGTGTGGGGGTCACGGCGACCCCGGGCGCGGCGTGGCGCGCGTACGCGAGCGCGGGGACGGGGTTCCGCGCGCCCGCGGCGGTGGAGCTCGCCTGCGCGGACCCGGCGAGCCCGTGCCCACTCCCCTTTTCGTTAGGCGACGACCCGCCGCTGCGGCCGGTGCGCGTGCGGAACGTCGAGGCCGGGGCGGACTGGACGCCGCGCCTGGGCGTCGTGCTCACGGCGAGCGCGTTCCGCGCCGACGTGCGCGACGAGATCCTCCTCGTCGCGAGCGGGCGGACGGCGGGGTACTTCACGAACTTCCCGCGCACGCGGCGGGCGGGGCTGGAGCTGGCGGGACGGGCGGGCCCGGCCGACGGGCTCTCGGCGTTCGCGTCGTGGGCGCTCGTCCGGGCGACGTACGAGGCCGCGGGGCTGCTCGCCAGCGCGCGCGCGACGCCCGACTCGGTGCGGCCCGGCGACCGGCTGCCGCTCTCGCCCGACCGGCGCGCGACGGCGGGCGTGCGGGCGGCGGGGCGGGCGGCCGGATGGTCATTAGGCGCGGAGCTGTCGGGGAGCGCGGTCGGCGTGCAGCGGCTGCGCGGGGGGGAGGGCGGGACGGCGGCGGCGCCCGGGGGCGACCTGCTGCCGGGGTACGCGCTTGCCGCACTCCGGCTAAGCGCGCGGCGGGGGCGCGTGGAGGCGACGGCGTCGGTGAGTAATCTGCTCGACCGGCGGTATGTGACGTTCGGGACGTGGGCACCAAACGCGCTCGCGCCGGACCGGACGGGGTTGCCCGGGGGGGAGCGGGTGGAGCGGTTTGTGACGCCGGGGTATCCGCGGGGGGTGGGGGTGGGAGTCCGGGTCGAGCGATAG